In a genomic window of Mycolicibacter heraklionensis:
- the ctaE gene encoding aa3-type cytochrome oxidase subunit III, producing MTSAVGSSGTAITSRVHSLNRPNMVSVGTIVWLSSELMFFAGLFAMYFTARAQSGGAWPPPPTELNLWQSVPVTLVLIASSFTCQMGVFAAERGDVFGLRRWYLLTFLMGLFFVCGQAYEYSHLISHGTTIPSSAYGTVFYLTTGFHGLHVIGGLVAFIFLMLRTTMSKFTPAQATASIVVSYYWHFVDIVWIALFATIYFIR from the coding sequence GTGACGAGCGCTGTGGGGTCCTCGGGTACTGCCATTACTTCTCGTGTGCATTCGCTGAACCGGCCCAACATGGTCAGCGTCGGCACCATCGTGTGGCTGTCCAGTGAATTGATGTTCTTTGCCGGTCTGTTCGCGATGTACTTCACGGCACGCGCGCAGTCGGGTGGCGCCTGGCCGCCGCCGCCGACGGAGCTGAATCTGTGGCAGTCGGTGCCGGTGACGCTGGTGCTGATCGCGTCGTCGTTCACCTGCCAGATGGGCGTGTTCGCCGCCGAGCGTGGCGACGTGTTCGGGCTGCGCCGGTGGTACCTGCTGACCTTCCTCATGGGACTGTTCTTCGTCTGCGGTCAGGCCTACGAGTACTCCCACCTGATCTCGCACGGCACCACGATCCCGTCGAGCGCCTACGGCACCGTGTTCTACCTGACCACCGGGTTCCACGGCCTGCACGTCATCGGTGGGTTGGTCGCCTTCATCTTCCTGATGCTGCGCACCACGATGAGCAAGTTCACCCCGGCTCAGGCCACCGCCTCGATCGTCGTGTCCTACTACTGGCACTTCGTCGACATCGTGTGGATCGCACTGTTCGCCACGATCTACTTCATCCGATGA
- the trpD gene encoding anthranilate phosphoribosyltransferase yields MVEPGSAVQPKAQIGQWRQVLGGLTSGRDLPAGQAAWAMEQIMAGSATSAQIAAFGVAMQMKGPTAAEVGELADVMLAYGRKVPTDKIGTDTVDVVGTGGDGANTVNLSTMAAIVVAAAGVPVVKHGNRSAGSLSGGADTLEALGVRIDLGPDEVARSVAEVGIGFCFAPQFQPSYRNASVARREIGVPTVFNLLGPLTNPARPRAGLIGCAFGELAEVMAGVFAARQSSVLVVHGDDGLDELTTTTTSTIWRVQAGTIDRLTFDPAGFGFARAEVGELLGGDAQANAEEARSVLAGTKGAVRDAVVLNAAGAIVAHTGLSSSAEWLPAWEDGLARAAEAIDSGAAEQLLARWVRFGAQL; encoded by the coding sequence GTGGTCGAGCCAGGTAGTGCGGTGCAGCCGAAAGCGCAGATAGGGCAGTGGCGGCAGGTGCTGGGCGGCCTGACGTCCGGTAGGGACCTGCCTGCGGGCCAGGCGGCCTGGGCGATGGAGCAGATCATGGCCGGTTCCGCCACGTCCGCCCAGATTGCGGCGTTCGGCGTGGCGATGCAGATGAAGGGCCCGACCGCCGCCGAGGTAGGTGAGCTGGCCGACGTCATGCTGGCCTACGGCCGCAAGGTGCCCACCGACAAGATCGGCACCGACACCGTCGACGTGGTGGGCACCGGTGGGGACGGCGCCAACACGGTGAATCTGTCCACGATGGCGGCGATCGTGGTGGCCGCCGCAGGTGTGCCGGTGGTCAAACACGGCAACCGGTCGGCGGGCTCGCTGTCCGGGGGCGCCGACACCCTGGAGGCGTTGGGGGTGCGCATCGACCTGGGGCCGGACGAGGTGGCGCGCAGTGTCGCCGAGGTCGGCATCGGGTTCTGCTTCGCTCCGCAATTCCAGCCGTCGTATCGCAACGCCTCGGTGGCCCGGCGCGAGATCGGCGTCCCCACGGTGTTCAACCTGCTGGGACCGCTGACCAACCCGGCGCGACCTCGGGCCGGGTTGATCGGGTGCGCGTTCGGAGAGTTGGCCGAGGTGATGGCCGGTGTGTTCGCGGCGCGGCAGTCCAGCGTGCTGGTGGTGCACGGTGATGACGGCCTCGACGAACTGACCACCACCACGACCAGCACCATCTGGCGGGTGCAGGCCGGCACCATCGATCGGCTGACGTTCGACCCGGCCGGTTTCGGATTCGCCCGGGCCGAGGTGGGCGAACTGCTCGGCGGCGACGCGCAGGCCAATGCCGAGGAGGCCCGTTCGGTTCTCGCCGGAACCAAGGGCGCGGTGCGGGATGCCGTGGTGCTCAACGCCGCCGGGGCGATCGTCGCCCATACCGGGTTATCCAGCAGCGCTGAGTGGTTGCCGGCCTGGGAGGACGGGTTGGCGCGCGCTGCCGAGGCGATCGACAGCGGCGCGGCCGAACAGTTGCTGGCCCGTTGGGTCCGCTTCGGCGCCCAGCTCTGA
- the ripC gene encoding peptidoglycan hydrolase RipC: MQWRLRALRRPALGAAAGLLAGITTLSSVLVGNVHADPADDALAKLSELSRQAEQTTEAMHTAQLNLDEKLAAQQAADTAHAADQAALDAARDQLSTYRAAVNRFAATTYMGGRVGGADAILTAESPQQLIDKLGVQRVVAGDLSVQLDRFRTASEQADQAEQASAKSADDARTAAEQAAAVRAELQARQSRLQLQISVVKSQYYALTPQQRTAMAAPGPVPEAVPGEPAPEGVPPAPGFPGFPMPGSDAPPPMDGAWGGPGGGAAATAVQAALTQVGTPYVWGGAAPGGFDCSGLVMWAFHQAGINLPHSSQAQANGGQPVSLSDLQPGDVLTFYSDASHSGIYVGDGMMIHSSTFGQPVRVVPMNSSGPIHNARRY, encoded by the coding sequence ATGCAGTGGCGTCTGCGTGCTTTGAGGCGCCCAGCCCTCGGCGCCGCAGCCGGTTTGCTGGCCGGTATCACGACTCTGAGCAGCGTATTGGTCGGAAACGTCCACGCAGACCCCGCCGACGACGCCCTGGCGAAGCTCAGCGAACTGTCCCGGCAGGCCGAACAGACCACTGAGGCCATGCACACCGCGCAGCTCAATCTCGATGAGAAGCTCGCCGCGCAGCAGGCCGCGGACACCGCGCACGCCGCCGATCAAGCCGCCCTGGACGCGGCCCGGGACCAGCTGTCCACCTACCGAGCGGCCGTCAACCGCTTCGCCGCCACCACCTACATGGGGGGCCGGGTCGGCGGCGCGGACGCCATCCTGACCGCCGAGTCGCCGCAACAATTGATCGACAAGCTCGGCGTGCAGCGGGTGGTGGCCGGCGACCTGTCGGTGCAACTGGACCGTTTCCGTACCGCCAGCGAACAGGCCGATCAGGCCGAGCAGGCGTCCGCCAAGTCGGCTGACGACGCCCGCACGGCAGCCGAGCAGGCCGCCGCGGTGCGCGCCGAGCTGCAGGCCCGCCAAAGCCGTCTGCAACTGCAGATCTCGGTGGTGAAATCGCAGTACTACGCACTGACGCCGCAGCAGCGCACCGCGATGGCAGCACCCGGCCCGGTGCCCGAAGCCGTACCGGGAGAGCCCGCCCCCGAGGGCGTGCCGCCGGCACCCGGATTCCCGGGATTCCCGATGCCCGGCTCCGATGCGCCGCCTCCGATGGACGGGGCATGGGGCGGGCCCGGTGGCGGAGCCGCCGCGACCGCCGTCCAGGCGGCGTTGACCCAGGTCGGCACGCCCTATGTCTGGGGCGGGGCCGCGCCGGGCGGATTCGACTGCTCCGGGCTGGTGATGTGGGCGTTCCACCAGGCCGGCATCAACTTGCCGCACTCCAGCCAGGCGCAGGCCAACGGCGGGCAGCCGGTGTCGCTGTCAGACCTGCAGCCCGGTGACGTGCTGACCTTCTATTCAGATGCGTCGCACTCGGGTATCTACGTCGGCGACGGCATGATGATCCACTCGTCCACCTTTGGTCAGCCGGTCCGGGTGGTGCCGATGAACTCCTCCGGCCCGATCCACAACGCCCGCCGTTACTGA
- a CDS encoding eCIS core domain-containing protein — translation MLAALLAVELISGGALLGAAARRPAAVPLIVGDDRSVVLENLGGQPGEELLSRVTANIGPAVDAVEAFWGTDWTHRIQVTATGSDRQFVELAGHDSADVAQWADVAAVAVADRVDPERRTAVGQRIVFAPGANAMSTPALRIVLTHELFHYAARTDTALDAPRWLTEGVADFVARPTGDRAIGPAGPVLALPSDADLDAPGPRRAQAYDRAWEFARFVADRFGTAKLRELYLTACGPGHVPPAVAVPLVLGVDLPELLAGWQRWRG, via the coding sequence CTGCTTGCGGCGCTGTTGGCTGTCGAGCTGATCAGCGGTGGTGCGCTGCTGGGCGCAGCTGCTCGCCGGCCGGCAGCTGTGCCGCTGATCGTGGGCGATGACCGCAGCGTCGTGCTGGAGAATCTCGGGGGCCAGCCCGGCGAAGAGCTGCTGTCGCGGGTGACCGCAAACATCGGGCCCGCCGTCGACGCGGTCGAAGCGTTCTGGGGGACCGACTGGACGCACCGCATTCAGGTCACGGCGACCGGCTCGGATCGGCAGTTCGTCGAGCTTGCCGGTCACGACAGCGCTGATGTTGCGCAGTGGGCCGATGTCGCCGCGGTCGCGGTCGCCGACCGGGTGGACCCGGAGCGTCGGACAGCAGTTGGTCAACGAATAGTCTTCGCGCCTGGTGCGAATGCGATGAGCACACCGGCGTTGCGAATCGTGTTGACCCACGAGCTTTTTCACTACGCGGCCCGGACCGATACCGCGCTCGATGCGCCGCGCTGGCTCACCGAGGGCGTAGCCGATTTCGTCGCGCGGCCCACCGGGGACCGGGCGATCGGGCCGGCGGGGCCGGTGCTCGCGCTGCCCTCGGATGCCGACCTGGATGCGCCCGGACCGCGTCGGGCGCAGGCCTATGACCGGGCGTGGGAGTTCGCTCGTTTTGTGGCCGACCGCTTCGGGACGGCCAAGCTGCGCGAGCTCTACCTGACCGCCTGCGGTCCCGGGCATGTGCCGCCGGCGGTGGCGGTGCCGCTGGTGCTCGGCGTGGACCTGCCCGAGTTGCTTGCCGGGTGGCAGCGGTGGCGGGGTTGA